One window from the genome of Sulfodiicoccus acidiphilus encodes:
- a CDS encoding gluconate 2-dehydrogenase subunit 3 family protein — translation MGDECRPPFSLSESEYQLLKCVAEALIPSIPSGVGAKEVGSANYVDSRIYGTPLRDEVIEALIEVEGASGELFGRGFCSLEQSQREDVLYTLLRRKSTFKNVFLLRALILEGFYSDYRDPWYQGRTAWDEVGFGGKRIDGVKKDWSFLKIYQECGGR, via the coding sequence GTGGGGGACGAGTGTAGACCGCCATTCTCATTGTCAGAGTCGGAGTACCAGTTACTGAAGTGTGTGGCAGAGGCCCTAATACCTTCGATCCCATCTGGGGTGGGAGCTAAGGAAGTTGGCTCCGCCAACTACGTAGATTCTAGGATATACGGTACTCCACTGAGAGACGAGGTAATTGAAGCTTTAATAGAAGTAGAAGGCGCGTCTGGAGAACTTTTCGGGAGGGGATTTTGCTCACTCGAACAAAGCCAAAGGGAGGACGTACTTTACACTCTCCTGAGGAGGAAGTCCACTTTCAAGAACGTGTTCCTCCTGAGGGCCCTAATATTGGAGGGATTCTACTCGGATTACAGAGATCCTTGGTATCAGGGAAGGACAGCGTGGGACGAGGTTGGTTTTGGAGGAAAGAGAATAGACGGAGTGAAGAAGGATTGGTCGTTTCTAAAAATATATCAGGAGTGTGGAGGAAGATAA
- a CDS encoding APC family permease: MSGDKGLEKGSLGFRYLLAESIALISPMGAALGTLLGSAQYAQGAFPLAVLVAMLVTVFWINTPYQFSKKIAGAGGFYHYGAEAVGPSFGTLVGWFYLMNYFFFIAPGGIFIFGLILPTILSQFGVSSYPTWIVLPANAVYLMLIFVLTYFGIRPSLKYSLVASMLEVAFLAFFAGFVILHSINSPLVFTPTLSPTGWSGVLLGAVYGFTAVSGVSGTVYLGEEAKAPLKNVKRALAISFSITAATFVLVSYAMTVGWGINDMSSFASSGVPGIILSYKFLGLAGLGVISALVLNSVFAGGLAPLIASARLVYSMGRDRLLPEKLGRVNKHKVPGLASLVLAIAAVVISTLSVIGLGVEGGFIFMLLLAGVGSLVAHVLGSIALPLYYRRRSFNLVFHGLFPGIFLASAVLVAYSLLIPFTFPVYLGPLVAVLWGLLCWLLIRRRRTMGGWELVGRAPIREHEQAT; encoded by the coding sequence ATGAGTGGTGACAAGGGACTAGAGAAGGGATCTCTCGGTTTCAGATATTTGTTGGCAGAGAGTATAGCTCTCATATCTCCGATGGGTGCCGCCTTAGGGACTCTACTCGGTAGTGCACAGTACGCCCAAGGTGCATTTCCACTAGCTGTACTTGTGGCAATGCTGGTGACGGTCTTTTGGATCAACACGCCTTATCAATTCTCTAAGAAGATCGCTGGAGCGGGGGGATTTTACCACTATGGAGCCGAGGCCGTGGGTCCTTCATTCGGAACATTAGTTGGATGGTTCTACTTAATGAACTACTTCTTCTTCATAGCACCTGGAGGGATCTTCATTTTCGGGTTGATCCTCCCCACAATTTTGTCTCAATTCGGTGTTTCATCTTATCCTACTTGGATTGTTTTGCCCGCTAACGCCGTCTACCTCATGTTGATTTTCGTCCTAACGTACTTCGGGATAAGGCCCTCCTTAAAGTACAGCCTAGTTGCCTCTATGTTGGAAGTAGCTTTCCTAGCATTTTTCGCTGGCTTTGTAATACTCCACTCGATCAACAGTCCTCTAGTTTTCACGCCAACCCTGTCTCCAACAGGCTGGAGCGGCGTCCTATTGGGAGCCGTCTACGGTTTCACGGCGGTCTCTGGAGTCTCTGGCACGGTCTACTTGGGTGAGGAAGCGAAGGCGCCCTTGAAGAACGTCAAGCGCGCCTTGGCCATAAGTTTTTCGATCACAGCGGCAACTTTCGTTTTGGTTTCGTACGCTATGACTGTTGGGTGGGGAATAAACGACATGAGTTCTTTCGCCTCTTCTGGAGTACCTGGTATAATCCTCAGCTACAAGTTCCTTGGCCTAGCTGGACTGGGAGTGATCTCAGCTTTAGTCCTTAACAGCGTGTTCGCTGGTGGGTTGGCTCCCCTTATCGCTTCGGCGAGACTGGTTTACTCCATGGGTAGGGATAGGCTGTTGCCAGAAAAACTAGGGAGAGTCAATAAACATAAAGTACCTGGCCTCGCTTCGCTCGTTTTAGCGATCGCAGCTGTGGTGATTTCGACTCTTAGTGTAATAGGGCTCGGGGTGGAGGGTGGTTTCATTTTCATGCTGCTGTTGGCTGGTGTGGGATCTCTAGTGGCGCACGTCCTTGGTTCGATCGCCTTACCTCTTTATTATAGAAGAAGGAGTTTTAATCTTGTATTTCATGGTCTATTTCCAGGAATATTTCTGGCCTCTGCCGTTCTAGTAGCCTATAGCCTACTCATCCCATTCACCTTCCCGGTATATTTAGGCCCTCTCGTCGCAGTTCTGTGGGGATTACTCTGTTGGCTATTAATTAGGAGGAGGAGAACCATGGGTGGATGGGAGCTAGTTGGAAGGGCCCCCATAAGGGAACATGAACAAGCTACGTAA
- a CDS encoding GMC family oxidoreductase N-terminal domain-containing protein — translation MEEDKVYDYHAIIVGSGAAGGLVAYRLSMAGKKVAIIERGGYYGTNDFTRFELDAYRKLWWEPRWTSNSELFGDMDEISLGMGRCVGGSTTIFTAVAHRAPAWNLKEWYRETKVTNERGEPLTLEDLEPRYERIERETRVRRYTEWDAGTRLIAKGFEKMGLKAEAVNAYVDVNCDQSGCLFGCPTEAKRGSLVSYIVPSLYAGADLFPNSTVREVLVERTQEGLVAKGIKFLDSEGRAVELKSKVVVVAAGALETPQILLRSKLRELSEYSDSSLQIGKNLAANTGTIVFGRFRDTLRNWLIHPISAEVPDFAEREGFLLQFSESMEGPLGFAEVVTDPEGRPLVGGKLKSLLMNYGKVAGIFVTIHDSNNGEVRLDSNGNPVFYKPVTRGDRRIIRRAREVAEEALRLAGAEEVFHSILLSHHVQGTCRMGEDTSKSVVNSHLESHDVKNLFVPDGSAIPSVLDVNPSLTIYALADIAAEYMLRNNLKE, via the coding sequence GTGGAGGAAGATAAAGTGTACGACTACCACGCGATCATAGTTGGTTCTGGCGCAGCAGGAGGCCTGGTAGCATATAGGCTATCCATGGCAGGGAAAAAGGTAGCAATCATAGAACGTGGTGGCTATTACGGGACGAACGATTTCACCAGATTCGAACTCGACGCCTATAGGAAACTGTGGTGGGAACCGCGGTGGACTTCAAACAGTGAGTTGTTCGGCGATATGGACGAGATCTCCCTAGGAATGGGGAGATGTGTGGGTGGTTCCACCACCATATTTACGGCAGTAGCCCACAGGGCACCGGCGTGGAACTTGAAGGAGTGGTACAGGGAGACCAAAGTCACTAACGAACGTGGAGAACCCTTAACCCTCGAAGATCTGGAACCTCGCTACGAGAGAATAGAGAGGGAGACCCGCGTGAGGAGATACACTGAGTGGGACGCGGGAACTAGATTGATCGCCAAAGGCTTCGAAAAGATGGGACTTAAGGCGGAAGCTGTCAATGCTTACGTCGACGTTAACTGTGATCAGTCGGGTTGTCTCTTCGGTTGCCCCACAGAAGCCAAGAGGGGCAGCCTAGTATCTTACATCGTTCCTTCCCTTTACGCTGGAGCAGATCTGTTTCCCAACTCTACGGTCAGAGAGGTGCTCGTTGAAAGAACACAGGAGGGACTTGTAGCTAAGGGAATTAAATTCCTCGATAGTGAGGGGAGAGCCGTGGAACTCAAATCTAAGGTGGTAGTGGTAGCCGCTGGGGCGCTCGAAACTCCTCAAATACTATTAAGAAGCAAGCTAAGGGAGCTCTCAGAATACAGCGACAGCTCGCTGCAGATCGGAAAGAACTTGGCGGCTAATACGGGCACCATTGTCTTCGGGAGATTCAGGGACACACTAAGAAATTGGCTCATACACCCCATTTCGGCCGAAGTGCCTGACTTCGCGGAGAGAGAAGGCTTCCTGTTACAGTTCTCAGAGAGCATGGAGGGCCCCTTGGGCTTCGCGGAGGTAGTTACGGACCCTGAGGGTAGGCCGTTGGTGGGAGGAAAACTAAAATCGTTGTTAATGAACTACGGCAAGGTGGCTGGAATATTTGTCACTATTCACGATTCGAATAACGGAGAGGTGAGGCTCGACTCCAACGGAAATCCCGTATTCTACAAGCCGGTGACCAGAGGCGATAGAAGAATTATTAGAAGGGCTAGGGAAGTGGCGGAAGAGGCACTGAGGCTTGCTGGGGCTGAGGAGGTGTTTCATTCGATCCTCCTCTCACACCACGTTCAGGGAACGTGTAGGATGGGAGAAGACACCTCGAAGAGTGTAGTCAACTCTCACCTAGAATCTCACGACGTCAAGAACCTGTTCGTTCCAGACGGAAGCGCCATCCCCAGCGTCCTAGACGTGAATCCGTCGCTTACCATTTACGCCTTGGCAGACATAGCAGCAGAGTACATGTTGAGGAACAACCTAAAGGAATGA
- a CDS encoding acyl-CoA dehydrogenase family protein — MYDSETLELMLDATRELSKSFPESYWVKHDKQALFPSEFMEAVRNAGLNYLLLPKELGGLGLELKDYLKVLRTLTTSTSMDAGDLVMAYNVFGVLPLRLLGNSEQLEKFLPTIMNGSANPCVAITEPGAGVDTLSITTRAEYKAGEYIITGRKVWTTMAGVSRMMILLARTGENNRRDPNSLTLFLLDPSSHRGLKCTRIDDIALKSLGSYEVVFDNVSVPEEAVLGKPNEGWRNLARILNAERVSTATLGVGLAELVINKTVEYTKVRKTFGKPIGANQAIQFPLAEAKMLSEAGWRMAQEAAMKLDLGENAAFEANSAAFITAKAAFLAADAAMQAFGGMAFGSDTGVEMHWRNARLLRVGPVPEQMTLAYVSHNVLGLPRSF, encoded by the coding sequence TTGTACGACAGTGAGACACTTGAACTGATGTTGGACGCCACGAGGGAATTGTCGAAATCTTTCCCAGAATCTTACTGGGTTAAACACGATAAACAAGCCCTCTTCCCCAGCGAGTTCATGGAGGCTGTTAGGAACGCCGGCCTCAACTACCTCCTGCTACCGAAGGAGTTGGGTGGTTTGGGACTGGAACTGAAGGACTATCTAAAAGTTCTCAGGACCCTGACAACTTCCACCAGCATGGATGCTGGAGACCTAGTTATGGCCTACAACGTCTTCGGCGTCTTACCCCTACGCCTACTGGGAAATAGTGAGCAATTGGAGAAGTTCTTACCGACGATCATGAATGGTTCGGCGAACCCGTGTGTAGCCATTACGGAACCAGGGGCGGGAGTGGACACTTTGAGCATAACGACTAGAGCTGAATACAAGGCGGGAGAGTACATAATTACGGGGAGAAAGGTCTGGACAACCATGGCGGGAGTTTCCAGGATGATGATACTCCTCGCGAGGACTGGAGAGAATAATCGTAGAGATCCCAACTCCCTTACACTTTTCCTCTTAGATCCTTCCTCTCACAGGGGGTTGAAATGTACTAGGATAGACGACATTGCTCTGAAGTCGTTGGGATCATATGAGGTAGTCTTCGATAATGTGAGTGTCCCAGAGGAAGCGGTTCTTGGAAAGCCCAACGAGGGGTGGAGGAATCTCGCACGCATTCTAAACGCTGAGAGGGTGTCTACTGCTACTTTGGGGGTCGGACTTGCGGAACTCGTTATAAATAAAACTGTAGAATATACGAAAGTGAGAAAGACGTTCGGGAAACCAATAGGGGCAAACCAGGCCATTCAGTTTCCTCTCGCTGAGGCCAAGATGTTAAGTGAGGCAGGTTGGAGAATGGCTCAAGAGGCAGCCATGAAGTTAGACTTAGGTGAAAACGCCGCCTTCGAGGCAAATAGCGCGGCCTTCATAACCGCCAAAGCAGCGTTCTTAGCAGCTGACGCCGCAATGCAGGCGTTCGGAGGTATGGCATTCGGCTCGGATACAGGAGTTGAGATGCATTGGCGAAACGCTAGGCTTTTGAGAGTAGGTCCTGTTCCAGAACAGATGACCCTAGCCTACGTCTCCCACAACGTATTAGGATTGCCAAGATCTTTCTAA
- a CDS encoding FAD binding domain-containing protein yields MPVIKTRNYVRPTSVSEASQLLADENTLAVAGGTLVYILSAKGLLGEVDTIVDLETLGLSFVRVCEEKGELGATTKIQALVDRTDLPAVLREASLYVPKEVRNMGTIGGEVSAAYPYFDVACALMSLDTVVKLTDGSKTTSRSLDGFYRGILEPDVDKGRIVKSLEFPVNKFDFTKYKRKSLTAHGYGIASLALSLRRLQGVVEDIRVVAGGALSTPPTRLLDVEGKLKGRELNEELLSVAREAVMSSSYLKPTDDIKASSNYKRRLFSILLGEILDEVAR; encoded by the coding sequence ATGCCCGTAATCAAGACGAGGAATTACGTAAGGCCCACCAGTGTATCGGAAGCCTCTCAACTACTCGCCGACGAAAACACGTTGGCTGTAGCGGGCGGAACTCTGGTGTACATACTGTCCGCTAAGGGACTGCTTGGCGAGGTAGATACCATCGTCGACCTAGAAACGCTAGGGTTGTCGTTCGTACGGGTTTGTGAGGAAAAAGGAGAGCTCGGTGCGACTACCAAGATCCAGGCTTTAGTGGATCGAACGGACCTACCAGCCGTTCTGAGGGAAGCGTCACTTTACGTTCCTAAAGAGGTTCGCAATATGGGGACAATAGGAGGAGAAGTTTCCGCAGCATATCCTTATTTCGACGTGGCCTGCGCGCTCATGAGTCTAGACACCGTAGTTAAGTTGACAGATGGAAGTAAGACGACTTCACGTTCCCTAGACGGGTTCTACAGGGGAATCCTAGAACCAGACGTGGATAAGGGGAGGATCGTGAAGTCCCTCGAGTTTCCTGTCAATAAGTTCGATTTCACGAAGTACAAGAGGAAGTCTCTCACTGCGCACGGTTACGGTATCGCATCCTTAGCTCTTTCTCTAAGGAGGCTGCAAGGAGTGGTGGAGGATATTAGAGTTGTAGCGGGAGGAGCCCTCAGTACGCCACCGACCAGGTTGTTGGATGTAGAGGGGAAACTCAAAGGAAGGGAACTAAACGAGGAGCTCCTCAGCGTAGCTAGGGAGGCCGTCATGTCTTCTTCTTACCTTAAGCCAACTGACGACATCAAAGCCTCCTCTAACTATAAGAGGAGGCTGTTTTCCATCCTATTGGGGGAAATACTGGACGAGGTGGCGAGGTGA
- a CDS encoding pyridoxal phosphate-dependent aminotransferase → MDKVELEESLTLELMYKAIEMKSRGEEVYSLAAGDPYFPTPLEIVEVAKEAMVRGLTHYTDSRGLRTVRSAASEKVRRINNINATPEEVVFIPSKFALYATFFALVNNGGEILVPDPGYLYSGAIKLAGGEARRYTLREPSFNLDIEEVEKAVTEKTVAIVVNTPSNPTGRVFPEKSLRELFEFADRRNLYIISDEAYEDIVFEGDHFSIGSLEERPTRVVSVYSLSKSFSMTGWRAGYVVANSRLVDRIKSLIENTITCFPPFIQEACSFALDHQEKLVSSVKPEYLRRRNLLYQILGPVESLKLNEVEGTFYAFPKYVKEGSSREIAEELLKVKRVATVPGVGFGPGGEGRIRISFCQSEEELKKGLYALVDYFSAI, encoded by the coding sequence ATGGACAAAGTAGAACTCGAGGAATCCCTCACCCTCGAACTGATGTATAAAGCCATTGAAATGAAATCACGAGGAGAGGAGGTCTACTCCCTAGCGGCAGGAGATCCGTACTTTCCTACTCCATTGGAAATAGTTGAGGTCGCCAAAGAGGCCATGGTGAGGGGACTAACCCATTACACTGACTCTAGAGGACTGAGAACGGTGAGATCGGCCGCGTCAGAGAAGGTTAGACGCATAAACAACATAAATGCCACGCCAGAGGAGGTAGTCTTCATCCCAAGTAAATTTGCTCTTTATGCCACATTCTTCGCGTTAGTGAACAACGGCGGGGAGATCCTTGTGCCGGATCCAGGTTACCTCTACTCAGGAGCGATCAAACTAGCTGGAGGAGAAGCTAGAAGATACACACTTCGCGAACCGTCTTTCAACCTAGATATAGAGGAAGTAGAGAAGGCTGTTACTGAGAAGACCGTCGCTATAGTGGTGAATACCCCCTCAAACCCTACGGGAAGGGTCTTTCCAGAAAAGTCGCTCAGGGAACTTTTCGAGTTCGCGGACAGAAGGAACCTCTACATCATAAGCGATGAGGCCTACGAGGACATTGTATTCGAAGGTGACCACTTCTCGATCGGTTCCCTAGAGGAAAGACCTACGAGAGTGGTTTCTGTCTACAGCCTCTCGAAGAGCTTCTCCATGACGGGTTGGAGAGCGGGTTACGTTGTTGCCAACTCACGGTTAGTCGACAGAATTAAGTCCCTAATAGAAAACACGATAACCTGTTTCCCACCATTTATCCAGGAAGCCTGCTCCTTCGCCCTCGACCATCAGGAGAAGCTAGTAAGTTCTGTAAAACCGGAATACCTCAGAAGAAGAAATCTGTTGTACCAAATCTTAGGTCCAGTGGAGTCGTTAAAGCTAAACGAGGTAGAAGGTACCTTCTACGCCTTTCCCAAATATGTCAAAGAAGGCTCATCGAGGGAAATAGCGGAGGAACTCTTGAAGGTGAAGAGGGTTGCCACAGTACCTGGAGTCGGTTTCGGGCCAGGAGGAGAAGGGAGAATAAGGATTTCGTTCTGCCAGAGTGAGGAAGAATTAAAGAAAGGGCTCTACGCCCTTGTCGACTACTTTAGCGCAATTTAA
- a CDS encoding threonine synthase: METGFVKLHCWKCKSEYPLDTLFRCPKCGGILTTVYSPTKIRKRSLSRESMWDFVEALPPVEISKIVTAGEGWTPLRKLERFGAKLGLRNLFAKLETVNPTGSFKDRAASLGVSLAKQWNYRGVFTASSGNAATSVAAYSAIAGTKCAVLVRENVAEQKLLHLLLFSPEVFKVKDLFSSTSKLLEGLKKISLSVPGWRNLFMWAPVNPLLPDAYKTIAYEIFLSVGRPDFVVVPVAGGDLLYGVYKGFKEILEGGDIDQLPRMVAVQSERAAPLVRAVEQKLEFVPETPSKGTLAKAIDVSFGAEHALEAIYDSRGVAVGVKEEMISPSQIEVATSEGIFCELTSATAFEAVRELSEVGKIGKDDVVVVVTTGIGFKDYRVERTQVPLAELEEVIAALKRVTHGS; the protein is encoded by the coding sequence ATGGAAACGGGCTTTGTCAAGTTACACTGCTGGAAGTGCAAAAGTGAATACCCCCTAGACACTTTATTTAGGTGCCCCAAATGCGGGGGAATACTGACAACAGTCTACTCTCCGACCAAAATAAGGAAGAGATCCTTGTCCAGAGAAAGTATGTGGGACTTCGTTGAGGCGTTACCTCCTGTAGAGATCTCTAAGATAGTAACGGCAGGTGAGGGTTGGACTCCCTTAAGGAAGTTAGAGAGATTTGGAGCTAAACTCGGTCTGAGGAATCTTTTCGCTAAACTTGAAACAGTAAATCCTACAGGTTCGTTCAAGGATAGGGCTGCTAGCCTCGGAGTCTCATTGGCTAAACAGTGGAACTACAGAGGAGTGTTCACTGCCTCAAGCGGTAACGCTGCTACGTCCGTAGCTGCCTACTCGGCGATTGCTGGTACCAAGTGTGCTGTATTAGTCAGGGAGAACGTGGCAGAACAGAAACTGCTTCATCTCCTCCTTTTCTCGCCAGAGGTATTCAAAGTGAAGGATCTCTTCAGCAGTACCTCGAAGCTCCTGGAGGGATTGAAGAAAATTTCTCTTAGCGTTCCAGGGTGGAGAAATCTGTTCATGTGGGCTCCAGTCAACCCGTTACTACCTGACGCTTACAAGACAATAGCCTACGAGATCTTCTTAAGTGTAGGTCGGCCGGACTTCGTAGTGGTACCTGTAGCCGGTGGAGATTTGCTCTACGGAGTTTACAAGGGGTTCAAGGAAATACTCGAGGGGGGTGATATCGATCAACTCCCTAGGATGGTTGCGGTACAAAGTGAGCGAGCTGCACCTTTAGTGAGGGCTGTTGAACAGAAGTTAGAATTCGTGCCTGAAACTCCAAGTAAAGGTACTCTGGCAAAGGCTATCGACGTCAGCTTCGGGGCCGAACATGCCCTTGAGGCAATTTACGATTCCCGCGGGGTGGCCGTGGGCGTGAAGGAGGAAATGATCTCACCCTCTCAGATCGAGGTGGCTACAAGCGAGGGAATTTTCTGTGAATTGACTTCCGCCACGGCCTTCGAGGCAGTCAGAGAATTGAGTGAAGTAGGGAAGATAGGGAAGGACGACGTCGTCGTGGTTGTGACCACAGGTATTGGATTTAAGGATTATCGTGTGGAAAGGACACAAGTACCTCTAGCTGAATTGGAAGAAGTGATTGCTGCCTTGAAACGCGTTACCCACGGTAGTTAG
- a CDS encoding GNAT family N-acetyltransferase, with the protein MIRRATLENVLRMAEVFSKAMGLKDAEGATEAFRTAIRFGMCLVAEDGEIMGTACLTPYTKVAWVGGVAVRPELQGRGIGRALVIRLLNLVRFPTVRLDATEVGKHLYRKLGFSEEYRTVTYDLSWVHPTHVETVEGLEDWMLELDKEAFGDDRSALLETSGGIALKAERGFGVLSRGLLGQVVAEDEGSAEAVIRGAVALGARYLVAPSYRSGFLESIGAREVYRCTRMSLGRHREASGLLYGIYGYMFG; encoded by the coding sequence ATGATACGGAGAGCCACTTTGGAGAACGTTCTCAGGATGGCGGAGGTTTTCTCGAAGGCCATGGGCCTAAAGGATGCCGAGGGAGCTACTGAGGCCTTCAGGACTGCTATTAGGTTCGGAATGTGCCTCGTGGCCGAAGATGGGGAGATTATGGGTACTGCCTGTCTGACTCCCTACACCAAGGTGGCATGGGTGGGTGGGGTAGCGGTTAGGCCTGAACTTCAGGGAAGGGGAATAGGTAGGGCACTCGTGATCCGACTACTGAACCTAGTCCGATTTCCCACGGTGAGGCTGGACGCCACGGAGGTGGGGAAGCACTTGTACAGGAAACTGGGCTTCTCAGAGGAATATCGTACCGTCACCTATGACCTATCTTGGGTTCACCCGACTCACGTGGAGACGGTGGAGGGACTTGAGGATTGGATGTTAGAGTTGGACAAGGAGGCCTTCGGGGACGACAGGTCAGCCCTCCTAGAGACCTCAGGCGGGATCGCGTTGAAGGCCGAAAGGGGGTTCGGGGTCCTGAGCCGCGGTCTATTGGGTCAGGTAGTGGCTGAAGACGAGGGGTCTGCCGAGGCCGTGATAAGGGGGGCCGTGGCGTTAGGAGCGAGGTACCTAGTGGCCCCGAGTTATAGGTCTGGATTTTTGGAGAGCATTGGAGCTAGGGAGGTATACAGGTGCACCAGGATGAGCTTGGGGCGCCACAGGGAAGCTAGTGGACTGCTATACGGTATCTACGGATACATGTTCGGATAA
- a CDS encoding (2Fe-2S)-binding protein: MRLKLKVNGEEVNVEYAPGESLLDVLRGRLDLKGAKRGCDGDGCGACAVLLDGRPIYSCMLLAPKAEGKEIMTIEGITNDDQLNVIQRLFVERWATQCGYCTPGFIVAIEALRRELESNPARIRTNFKNDLEKFVLDGLTSHICRCTGYLPIRQVAKEVVETKAREIKG; this comes from the coding sequence ATGCGACTCAAACTAAAAGTGAACGGTGAGGAAGTGAACGTTGAATACGCTCCAGGAGAGTCCCTATTGGACGTGTTGAGAGGAAGACTCGATCTGAAGGGAGCGAAGAGGGGATGTGATGGGGACGGATGTGGAGCTTGTGCCGTGCTATTGGACGGGAGACCGATCTACTCCTGCATGCTCTTGGCTCCTAAGGCCGAAGGGAAGGAAATAATGACCATAGAGGGCATCACTAACGACGATCAGTTGAACGTAATTCAAAGGCTCTTTGTAGAGAGGTGGGCGACTCAATGCGGTTACTGTACCCCTGGCTTCATTGTAGCGATAGAGGCCTTAAGGAGAGAGCTCGAAAGCAATCCAGCAAGAATCCGGACGAACTTCAAGAACGATCTCGAGAAGTTTGTGCTGGACGGGCTGACTAGTCACATCTGTAGATGCACCGGATATTTACCCATAAGGCAAGTAGCTAAGGAAGTTGTTGAAACAAAAGCAAGGGAAATCAAGGGCTAA